Proteins encoded within one genomic window of Triticum aestivum cultivar Chinese Spring chromosome 2D, IWGSC CS RefSeq v2.1, whole genome shotgun sequence:
- the LOC123056100 gene encoding uncharacterized protein encodes MFLVPSRNGGEPLDGNEHTTMVSVAAQVPTGSRETRRERRSRRMPRPQLRETLIIDSNGNSRLDGNSELFYCPMCTTTAPIIHKSSFGSCGHAFCNSCVAKYIAVRQRENVALPVECPECEDDACRDPLLNSDGDGNEDSSADGNDVGDGKRFYCAKCMHVVPCACIRRSFTSCAHDFCSNCVSRRLQGRRGDGKHFYCTKCMHVVPCACIRPSFTSCSHDFCSSCVSRQLQGLRRRAGKRPQHQPPVDMLLLTEGNEDLPVDGVGELFDCAICMETVPGTLKFIINSCGHAFCSSCVAQYVAAKLDDNVCPIECPQPGCEDGTIEPESCHGIIPTDLLDKWGLLLCELAVGAKRIYCPYLECSALLLTDGEAGAAAIAEAECPHCHRLFCARCAVPWHDSFGCEEFQKLGQDERGREDLLLRGLVGREGWQRCPECQMFVEKSEGCNYIKCRYVQSIILRSACGTTASAARSSRSSGRTSVARRTSFSGVSSARRGGSGVPRARCSWRNWKGAITSNAGVDTASATDVHPSCVCKTIAATSASASVR; translated from the exons ATGTTCCTAGTACCATCGCGCAACGGCGGCGAACCGCTTGACGGCAACGAACATACTACCATGGTCAGCGTGGCCGCACAGGTCCCGACTGGCTCGCGTGAAACTAGGCGAGAACGTCGGTCGCGCCGGATGCCCCGACCCCAGCTGCGAGAAACGTTGATCATCGATAGCAATGGGAATTCACGGTTGGACGGCAACAGTGAGCTCTTCTACTGCCCCATGTGCACAACGACGGCGCCCATCATCCACAAATCCAGCTTCGGCTCATGCGGCCACGCCTTCTGCAACAGCTGTGTAGCCAAGTACATCGCTGTGAGGCAGCGTGAGAATGTCGCTCTTCCCGTCGAATGCCCCGAGTGCGAGGACGACGCCTGCCGCGACCCCTTGCTGAACAGCGATGGCGATGGCAATGAAGATTCATCAGCGGACGGCAACGACGTCGGCGACGGTAAGCGCTTCTACTGCGCCAAGTgcatgcatgtggtgccatgtgcATGTATACGGCGCAGCTTCACCTCGTGCGCCCATGACTTCTGCTCCAACTGTGTTTCTCGTCGACTGCAAGGACGGCGCGGCGACGGCAAGCACTTCTACTGCACCAAGTGCATGCACGTCGTGCCATGTGCATGTATACGGCCCAGCTTCACCTCGTGCTCCCATGATTTCTGCTCGAGCTGTGTTTCTCGTCAACTGCAAGGACTGCGCCGCCGAGCCGGAAAGAGGCCACAACATCAGCCCCCCGTGGACATGTTGCTGTTAACCGAGGGCAACGAAGATTTGCCGGTCGACGGCGTCGGCGAGCTCTTCGACTGCGCCATCTGCATGGAAACGGTGCCCGGCACCCTCAAGTTCATCATCAACTCGTGCGGCCACGCCTTCTGCTCCAGCTGCGTCGCCCAGTACGTGGCCGCGAAGCTGGACGACAATGTCTGTCCCATCGAATGCCCGCAGCCAGGCTGCGAGGACGGCACCATCGAGCCGGAGAGCTGCCACGGCATCATCCCCACGGACCTCCTCGACAAGTGGGGTTTGCTACTATGCGAGCTCGCGGTCGGCGCCAAGAGGATATACTGCCCGTACCTAGAGTGCTCGGCGCTCTTGCTCACCGACGGCGAGGCCGgggcggcggccatcgccgaggcGGAATGCCCGCACTGCCACCGGCTTTTCTGCGCCCGGTGCGCCGTGCCATGGCACGACAGCTTCGGGTGCGAGGAGTTCCAGAAGCTCGGGCAGGACGAGCGCGGCCGGGAGGACCTCCTGCTCAGGGGCCTCGTCGGCAGGGAGGGCTGGCAGCGGTGCCCCGAGTGCCAGATGTTCGTGGAGAAATCGGAAGGGTGCAATTACATCAAGTGCAGGTACGTCCAATCCATCATCCTACGTTCTGC CTGTGGCACAACGGCTTCGGCTGCGAGGAGTTCCAGAAGCTCGGGAAGGACAAGCGTGGCCAGGAGGACCTCCTTCTCAGGCGTCTCGTCGGCAAGGCGGGGTGGCAGCGGTGTCCCAAGGGCCAGATGTTCGTGGAGAAACTGGAAGGGTGCAATTACATCAAATGCAG GTGTGGATACAGCTTCTGCCACCGATGTGCATCCGAGTTGTGTGTGCAAAACCATTGCTGCAACAAGTGCAAGCGCTAGTGTTAGATAA